Proteins from a genomic interval of Chroococcidiopsis thermalis PCC 7203:
- a CDS encoding spore photoproduct lyase family protein yields the protein MTIAQDKFNQPSSQMQVRSARLWMPERVIFTPAALAEPYAQQILARVQALNLPVEELPRNRLTGLRGESDRETYDIAKRTLAVVTAPPSALKLSPIPPSADWQFHLAEGCPAHCQYCYLAGSLQGPPVIRVFANLPQILANTASYEQPGKATSFEVSCYTDPLGIEHLTGSLAECIRHFGTRQDGYLRWVSKFDNVDSLLELPHNGHTRCRVSVNAAPISGRFEGGTASVGARLQALRKLALPRSQGGGGYPVGLVIAPIMDMEDWESHYTQLFDAISEALDFDCDLTFELISHRFTPGSKEVLLSWYPQTKLDMDESKRSVKRNKFGGTKYVYDSDTMRELRRFFERQIQQRFPQAKVLYWT from the coding sequence ATGACGATCGCACAAGACAAATTCAATCAACCGTCTTCGCAAATGCAAGTCCGTTCGGCGCGATTGTGGATGCCAGAACGAGTCATATTTACTCCCGCAGCTTTAGCGGAACCGTACGCTCAGCAGATTTTAGCACGGGTACAGGCGCTTAACCTACCAGTAGAAGAGTTACCGCGCAACCGTTTGACAGGTTTAAGGGGAGAGAGCGATCGCGAAACCTATGATATTGCCAAGCGCACCCTCGCTGTTGTCACCGCACCACCAAGTGCTTTGAAACTCAGTCCTATTCCTCCCTCGGCTGACTGGCAGTTTCATCTGGCTGAAGGCTGTCCGGCACATTGTCAATATTGCTATTTAGCTGGAAGCTTGCAAGGTCCACCAGTCATTCGCGTTTTTGCCAATTTACCGCAGATTTTAGCCAATACTGCATCCTACGAACAGCCAGGTAAAGCGACTAGTTTTGAGGTGAGTTGCTACACCGATCCTTTAGGAATAGAGCATCTTACGGGTAGTTTGGCTGAGTGCATTCGCCACTTTGGGACGCGCCAAGATGGATATCTGCGTTGGGTATCGAAATTTGATAACGTAGATAGCCTATTAGAGCTGCCTCACAACGGTCATACGCGCTGTCGCGTCAGCGTTAACGCCGCACCTATATCAGGACGATTTGAAGGTGGTACGGCTTCTGTAGGCGCGAGATTGCAGGCGTTAAGAAAGCTAGCATTACCGCGATCGCAAGGTGGTGGCGGTTATCCTGTGGGGTTAGTCATTGCACCCATTATGGATATGGAAGACTGGGAATCGCATTACACTCAGTTATTTGACGCGATTAGCGAAGCATTAGATTTCGATTGCGATTTGACTTTTGAGTTGATTTCTCACCGTTTTACTCCAGGTTCCAAAGAAGTTTTGCTTTCTTGGTATCCTCAGACTAAGTTAGACATGGACGAGTCAAAGCGCAGCGTCAAGCGCAATAAGTTTGGTGGTACGAAATACGTATACGATTCTGACACGATGAGAGAGTTACGCAGATTTTTCGAGCGCCAGATTCAACAGCGTTTTCCTCAAGCAAAAGTTTTGTATTGGACTTAA
- a CDS encoding phosphate-starvation-inducible PsiE family protein, which produces MEHRFKMQLGNWFQIEKIIRNLEVIQNFIVVSLCFGLFCVMIIRLGDMFISLLHPLEFQRVTSDILFILILVELFRLLIIYLQQQRISVGVAVEVSIVSALREIILRGVLDIPSSQMIGICSFLTVLGLLLLVRAWMSRIYDRPMSSPVESAKPEK; this is translated from the coding sequence ATGGAGCATCGATTCAAAATGCAGCTTGGCAACTGGTTTCAAATAGAAAAAATTATTCGTAATTTAGAAGTAATTCAGAATTTTATTGTAGTCTCTTTATGTTTTGGTTTATTCTGTGTCATGATAATTCGGCTAGGAGATATGTTTATCTCTCTGCTACATCCTTTAGAATTTCAGCGCGTCACTTCTGACATTCTATTCATTTTAATTTTAGTAGAATTGTTCCGCTTATTAATTATCTATTTACAGCAGCAGCGAATTTCGGTTGGTGTAGCAGTTGAAGTATCAATCGTTTCTGCATTGAGAGAAATAATTCTACGAGGTGTATTGGATATTCCTAGTAGTCAAATGATAGGAATTTGTAGTTTCTTAACCGTGTTGGGTTTACTACTCTTAGTTCGTGCTTGGATGTCACGCATATACGATCGTCCTATGAGTTCTCCAGTAGAATCAGCAAAACCAGAAAAATAA
- a CDS encoding acetate--CoA ligase family protein: MVIDTSTDVVRVNARKTDIFDLFNFKHYIGSNPELNTAACTFDFALTGYQEPLSIENYVEKISDRYPHLREEKYESHAHLFARTLSEVSKLDMGLHFHCWNVKPLERGARISVQSLHTRTTRSVIYFVWDWFEAMTLDEEIAFDEQMRNLQNIFRRSVYGGPTVYSLLRKANEKGIPAFYLWDEGLMQYGYGRKQVRGIATTFDGDSHIDSDFTTRKDDCKAFLATLGFPVPGGEIVTSREGALDAAEDIGYPVAIKPVVGHKGIGVTADVRDSEELRAAFNRAVKAVPEEQPIRIIVEKSISGADFRLLCVNGRFVAATERRPASVVGDGYSTISELIDRENRSDARRDTPTSAMSKIQLDEAMDMYLEEQGLSLDSVIKEGRRVYLRKVANLSSGGVSIDATPTVHPDNMILAQDVAQHFRLTCLGIDVISEDLAKSWKDSSFSILEINAAPGIFMHLNPAVGESVDVPEKILETFFDGGTEARIPIVTFNRIKVAELQATIDQILSHHPDWVIGAACRDGVYINRAEKILHRDYNTNVQNLLRNPKLDLLIVEYEEDVLATQGMFYYGSNMVVLDNPTEIEMMLARDVFEDSTIIIKQGDRVSIRRQGLLEQYTLGVDEPFSRVYLKEIPTIL; the protein is encoded by the coding sequence ATGGTAATAGATACAAGTACTGATGTCGTGCGCGTTAATGCTAGAAAGACCGATATTTTCGATCTATTCAACTTCAAACATTACATTGGTTCTAATCCCGAGCTAAATACGGCAGCATGTACTTTTGACTTTGCTTTGACGGGATATCAAGAGCCGCTATCAATAGAAAATTACGTAGAAAAAATTAGCGATCGCTATCCCCACTTGCGCGAGGAAAAATACGAATCTCACGCTCATTTGTTTGCACGAACATTATCAGAAGTTAGCAAACTAGATATGGGTTTGCACTTCCACTGTTGGAACGTAAAACCGTTAGAACGAGGGGCAAGAATTAGCGTTCAGTCGCTCCATACTCGAACGACGCGATCGGTCATTTACTTTGTCTGGGACTGGTTTGAAGCCATGACATTAGATGAAGAAATTGCCTTTGACGAACAGATGCGTAATCTACAAAATATCTTTCGTCGGTCTGTTTATGGTGGTCCTACCGTCTACTCGCTCTTGCGCAAAGCTAACGAAAAAGGTATTCCTGCTTTTTATTTGTGGGATGAAGGACTGATGCAATACGGATACGGTCGCAAGCAAGTGCGTGGCATAGCAACCACATTTGACGGCGACAGCCATATAGACTCGGACTTTACCACCCGTAAAGATGACTGTAAAGCTTTTCTAGCCACCCTTGGCTTTCCAGTTCCAGGCGGAGAAATCGTCACTAGTCGCGAGGGAGCTTTAGATGCAGCGGAGGATATTGGTTATCCCGTCGCCATCAAGCCTGTTGTCGGTCATAAAGGGATTGGCGTAACCGCCGATGTCAGAGACTCTGAGGAGCTAAGAGCTGCTTTTAATCGCGCTGTCAAAGCAGTTCCAGAAGAACAGCCAATTCGGATCATTGTCGAAAAAAGTATTTCTGGTGCTGATTTCCGCTTGCTGTGCGTCAACGGTCGATTTGTCGCGGCAACAGAACGCCGTCCCGCTTCAGTAGTTGGGGATGGATATTCAACAATTTCAGAACTGATCGATCGCGAAAACCGTTCTGATGCACGTAGAGACACGCCAACTTCTGCCATGAGTAAAATCCAGCTCGATGAAGCAATGGATATGTATTTGGAGGAGCAAGGCTTATCTCTTGACAGCGTTATTAAAGAGGGACGGAGAGTGTATTTGCGTAAAGTTGCCAACCTTTCCTCTGGTGGTGTAAGTATTGATGCCACACCTACAGTTCATCCTGATAATATGATTCTGGCGCAAGATGTCGCCCAGCATTTTCGCCTCACTTGTTTGGGAATCGATGTCATTTCTGAAGATTTGGCAAAATCTTGGAAAGATAGCAGCTTTAGCATTCTCGAAATTAATGCTGCGCCTGGGATTTTTATGCACCTTAACCCCGCCGTAGGCGAGAGTGTTGACGTACCTGAAAAGATTTTAGAAACCTTTTTTGACGGAGGAACTGAAGCGAGGATACCGATAGTTACCTTTAACCGAATTAAGGTAGCGGAACTACAAGCAACTATCGACCAAATTTTATCTCACCACCCCGATTGGGTGATTGGTGCTGCGTGTCGAGATGGCGTTTATATCAATCGTGCCGAAAAGATTTTGCATCGAGATTACAATACAAACGTTCAAAATTTGTTGCGCAATCCCAAACTCGATCTATTAATAGTTGAGTATGAGGAAGATGTTTTAGCAACTCAAGGAATGTTTTATTACGGCAGTAATATGGTTGTTTTGGATAATCCCACAGAAATTGAAATGATGTTGGCGCGAGATGTTTTTGAGGATTCTACTATAATCATCAAGCAGGGAGATCGTGTTTCAATTCGCCGTCAGGGATTACTCGAACAATATACTTTGGGTGTAGATGAACCATTTAGCCGAGTGTATTTGAAGGAAATTCCGACAATTTTGTAG
- a CDS encoding acyl-CoA dehydrogenase family protein has product MRKVDTIAPLSTNEIGQQKLSLVEVLVKAEEIADFCASNAAAIDVNGAFPVKEFESIAQAGLLAAPLPPELGGLGLGIDSSRTWETLQLLKQIGRGNLAVGRIYEGHVNALQLIQTFGTKAQIEAYASDARDRHKIFGVWNAEASDGVKIFPMEDGKFQLQGSKTFASGSGYVERPFASGALPDGSWQMCIVPMEEVPTVSDPAWWQPSGMRATASFKVDFSGVELDAGALIGKPGDYYRQPWLTTGVIRFAAVQLGGAESLFNETRKYLDKLGRTLDPYQQTRVGQMAIAIESGNLWLRGAADLVKAYAPTFAGDANTSNEQADKLVAYANMVRTAIEQTCMDVIQLCERCVGTRGLLPPIPMERIIRDLTLYLRQPAFDAAIANVGQYALSESSSAHSLWSYESDN; this is encoded by the coding sequence GTGAGGAAAGTAGATACGATCGCGCCACTATCAACCAATGAGATCGGTCAACAAAAGTTATCTCTGGTTGAAGTATTAGTCAAAGCTGAGGAAATTGCCGATTTCTGTGCGAGTAACGCTGCGGCAATTGATGTCAATGGAGCCTTTCCAGTCAAAGAATTTGAGTCGATCGCCCAAGCTGGTTTACTAGCAGCACCTTTACCACCAGAATTAGGTGGACTGGGGTTAGGAATTGACTCTAGCCGCACCTGGGAAACGTTGCAATTGCTCAAACAGATCGGACGCGGGAATCTTGCCGTAGGGCGAATCTATGAGGGACATGTTAACGCCTTACAATTAATTCAAACATTTGGGACGAAAGCACAAATCGAAGCATATGCCAGCGATGCCCGCGATCGCCATAAAATATTTGGCGTATGGAATGCCGAAGCGAGCGATGGCGTGAAAATCTTCCCAATGGAAGATGGCAAATTTCAGTTGCAAGGATCGAAAACCTTTGCTTCTGGTTCTGGCTACGTAGAACGTCCTTTTGCTAGCGGTGCTTTACCAGATGGCAGCTGGCAAATGTGTATCGTCCCGATGGAAGAAGTCCCTACAGTCAGCGATCCGGCTTGGTGGCAACCTTCAGGAATGCGGGCAACAGCAAGCTTTAAGGTAGATTTCAGTGGGGTAGAACTGGATGCTGGGGCGCTGATTGGTAAACCAGGAGACTACTACAGACAACCTTGGCTGACCACAGGAGTGATTCGGTTTGCTGCCGTACAGCTAGGTGGGGCAGAGTCATTATTTAACGAAACCCGCAAGTATCTCGACAAATTAGGCAGAACTCTCGATCCGTATCAACAGACGCGGGTGGGGCAAATGGCGATCGCCATTGAAAGCGGTAATCTGTGGTTGCGTGGCGCAGCAGATTTAGTCAAAGCATACGCCCCTACTTTTGCTGGTGATGCCAATACCTCCAACGAACAAGCAGATAAGTTAGTTGCCTATGCCAATATGGTACGCACGGCGATCGAGCAAACCTGCATGGATGTAATTCAACTGTGCGAACGCTGTGTGGGGACGCGGGGTTTACTACCACCAATTCCAATGGAACGGATTATTCGAGATCTGACATTATATCTGCGTCAACCTGCATTTGATGCGGCGATCGCTAATGTCGGACAGTATGCCCTATCTGAATCCTCATCTGCACACTCTCTCTGGTCTTATGAGTCCGATAACTAA
- a CDS encoding DUF1614 domain-containing protein, translated as MFYLPVSILLFILLLLVFPFIWFALTLDVVQIAVAKLGFSANAALFLLAAIIFGSTINIPLYKVESQVEIIDDYSNLWVRQFFGIPLPRIRQKTIVALNVGGGLIPVLVALYQFRHANPLAIVLVTAIVTIVSYYAARVVPGIGIQMNPLLAPITAAIASAFITRGIHAAPVAFAGGVLGTLIGADILHLKEIQRMTPGVLSIGGAGVFDGIALCGLFALLLS; from the coding sequence ATGTTCTACCTCCCTGTTTCCATATTGCTGTTTATTTTACTTTTGTTAGTATTTCCTTTTATTTGGTTCGCGCTGACACTGGATGTTGTCCAGATAGCAGTAGCAAAATTAGGGTTTTCTGCCAATGCTGCTCTATTTTTATTGGCAGCAATAATTTTTGGCAGCACAATTAATATTCCTTTATACAAGGTAGAATCTCAAGTTGAAATCATCGATGATTACAGCAATCTGTGGGTACGACAATTTTTCGGTATTCCCCTACCGCGCATTCGTCAAAAAACAATTGTTGCTTTAAATGTCGGTGGTGGTTTAATTCCCGTTCTTGTAGCTTTATACCAATTTCGCCATGCTAATCCACTAGCAATTGTTTTAGTCACGGCAATTGTGACAATTGTAAGCTACTACGCTGCTCGTGTCGTACCAGGAATCGGAATTCAGATGAATCCGTTGCTGGCTCCAATAACCGCCGCGATCGCGTCTGCTTTCATCACTAGAGGAATCCACGCCGCACCCGTCGCTTTTGCTGGCGGCGTGTTGGGAACTTTAATCGGTGCGGATATTTTACACTTAAAAGAAATTCAGCGCATGACACCAGGAGTTCTTAGTATTGGTGGTGCTGGCGTGTTTGACGGAATTGCCTTGTGTGGTTTATTTGCTCTTTTGCTATCGTAG
- a CDS encoding class I SAM-dependent DNA methyltransferase, which produces MKQSLPASYFDNLYTADPDPWKFETSEYEANKYAATIAALPRSRYHSAFEIGCSIGVLTAKLANRCDRLLSVDLSEPALNRAIKRCESLPHVRLQLMGVPQEYPDETFDLTLVSEVGYYWCWEDLRKAQQLILSHLEPGGHLLLVHWTLYAKDYPLSGDEVHEAFLELVPTQLRHLKAQREEQYRLDLFEKV; this is translated from the coding sequence ATGAAACAATCTTTACCAGCCAGTTACTTTGACAATCTTTACACCGCCGATCCCGACCCGTGGAAATTTGAAACCAGCGAATACGAAGCAAATAAATACGCTGCCACGATCGCCGCTTTACCCAGATCGCGCTATCATTCTGCATTTGAAATTGGCTGTTCGATTGGAGTCTTAACCGCAAAATTAGCCAATCGTTGCGATCGCCTGCTATCTGTAGACTTATCGGAACCAGCCTTAAACCGTGCTATAAAACGTTGCGAATCTCTCCCACACGTCCGCTTGCAACTCATGGGAGTACCGCAAGAATACCCCGATGAAACCTTCGATCTAACTCTAGTTTCCGAAGTCGGATATTACTGGTGCTGGGAAGACTTGAGAAAAGCACAACAACTGATTCTGTCTCACTTAGAACCAGGCGGACATTTACTCTTAGTTCACTGGACTCTCTACGCCAAAGACTATCCACTCAGCGGCGATGAAGTCCACGAAGCATTTTTAGAATTAGTCCCTACTCAACTACGCCATCTCAAAGCACAAAGAGAAGAACAATATCGGCTCGATTTATTTGAGAAAGTTTAA
- a CDS encoding PIG-L deacetylase family protein, translated as MSPITNKSLFSDPATLPWRSVAEIASKSAYRGAQPCAPTKAQGTIAKSVLVVAPHPDDETLGCGGAIALLQSLECRVNVLVISDGTMSHPRSRQYPAAKLRSLREGETRTATATLGVEASAVDFLRLPDGAVPTPEMPDFAAAVEMCRDRITAIKPDIVFLPWRYDPHPDHRATWQIVHYAIVGAHGCAPLHPQNSPRFIEYPIWDWDETQRSDLATGDRITAWRLDISDVVEVKKQAIAAYRSQTTNLIDDDPEGFRLTPEMLANFTRNWEVYIEEDPPLPPFSRGE; from the coding sequence ATGAGTCCGATAACTAACAAGTCGCTGTTTAGCGATCCGGCTACATTACCTTGGCGTAGCGTGGCTGAAATTGCCAGCAAATCTGCGTATAGGGGCGCACAGCCGTGCGCCCCTACCAAGGCACAGGGGACGATCGCTAAATCTGTACTGGTAGTTGCACCACATCCCGATGATGAAACTTTAGGTTGTGGGGGTGCGATCGCCCTATTACAATCTCTAGAGTGTCGGGTAAACGTATTAGTTATCAGCGATGGTACGATGTCTCACCCGCGATCGCGCCAGTATCCCGCAGCCAAATTGCGATCGCTGCGCGAAGGCGAAACCCGCACTGCTACAGCGACTTTAGGCGTAGAGGCATCTGCGGTAGATTTTCTCAGATTACCAGATGGGGCAGTACCTACTCCAGAAATGCCCGATTTTGCAGCAGCAGTTGAAATGTGTCGCGATCGCATCACAGCCATAAAACCCGATATAGTGTTCCTACCCTGGCGCTACGATCCTCACCCCGATCATCGCGCTACTTGGCAGATCGTTCATTATGCCATCGTGGGGGCGCACGGCTGTGCGCCCCTACATCCCCAAAATTCGCCTCGATTCATTGAATATCCGATTTGGGATTGGGATGAAACGCAAAGAAGCGATCTAGCAACAGGCGATCGCATTACAGCATGGCGGTTAGATATTAGCGATGTTGTCGAAGTGAAAAAACAGGCGATCGCGGCGTATCGTTCTCAGACAACGAATCTAATTGACGACGATCCAGAAGGCTTTCGTCTCACGCCAGAGATGTTAGCAAACTTTACTCGTAATTGGGAAGTGTATATAGAAGAAGATCCCCCCTTACCCCCCTTTTCAAGGGGGGAATAA
- a CDS encoding cyanophycinase, whose product MSNNRGALVIIGGAEDKEGECQVLREFVRRAGGTKARIVIMTAATELPRDVGENYIRVFERLGAEDARIVDTETREDARSSTALEAIEKATGIFFTGGDQARITDILKDTDIDALIHKRFGEGVVVGGTSAGAAVMPDVMIVEGDGETHPRMDTVELGPGMAFLPGVVIDQHFSQRGRLGRLISALAQQPAVLGFGIDENTAMVVTDSQFEVIGEGSVTIVDESEATYTNVSEILKDEPLAICGSRLHILPHGYKFDLKTRKPILENLTSNNSTLESSTSNNGATNGNVATSQATV is encoded by the coding sequence ATGAGTAACAATCGGGGGGCGCTAGTCATTATTGGCGGTGCAGAAGATAAAGAAGGTGAATGCCAAGTTTTGCGGGAATTCGTGCGCCGTGCTGGGGGAACAAAAGCACGAATTGTGATTATGACGGCAGCTACGGAATTACCGAGAGATGTAGGAGAAAACTATATCAGAGTATTTGAGCGTCTGGGCGCGGAAGATGCTCGTATAGTTGACACCGAAACCCGCGAAGATGCTAGATCCTCTACTGCCCTAGAAGCGATCGAAAAAGCCACGGGAATCTTTTTTACTGGCGGCGACCAAGCCCGGATCACCGATATTCTCAAAGATACAGACATAGATGCACTCATTCACAAGCGTTTTGGCGAAGGAGTCGTTGTAGGAGGTACGAGCGCGGGTGCAGCGGTGATGCCAGATGTGATGATTGTTGAAGGAGACGGAGAAACTCATCCCCGCATGGATACGGTGGAATTGGGACCAGGAATGGCATTTTTACCAGGAGTGGTGATAGACCAGCATTTTTCTCAACGGGGACGGTTAGGGCGCTTAATTTCTGCCTTAGCGCAACAACCAGCCGTTCTGGGATTTGGGATTGACGAAAATACTGCTATGGTAGTGACCGATAGTCAATTTGAAGTGATTGGCGAAGGTTCTGTCACTATAGTTGATGAATCAGAAGCAACTTACACTAACGTAAGCGAGATCTTAAAAGATGAACCGCTGGCAATATGTGGCTCAAGACTGCACATTTTGCCCCACGGTTACAAATTCGATCTGAAAACTCGTAAGCCAATTCTGGAAAATTTAACCTCGAATAACTCAACTTTGGAAAGTTCGACCTCGAATAACGGGGCGACTAATGGCAATGTAGCAACTAGTCAGGCAACTGTCTAA